In Streptomyces durocortorensis, a genomic segment contains:
- a CDS encoding cytochrome P450: protein MTNPSSATPEPPAGGGGRCPMGSGTGAVPIGGPGFHVEPQELYRSMRREHGPVVPVELPGGFPAWLVIGYRELHQVTSDGELFPRDVSLWNQWENVPADWPLLPMVGTPMPSIYFTAGAEHRRHVDMVVPALEGADPFEIRQHCEQLADRLIDAVCSRGTADLVAEFAEPLPVLVLARLVGFPDDEGADIARVLKDLADGGPDAQKAHLRFGEHMQRLVAAKRARPGDDVTSRMLAHPGPFTDEEYALDLMAITAAGHLTTADWISNSTRLMLTEDQFADALSGGRHSVAEAMNEVLWEDGPTQILAGRWASRDARLGGREIARGDMLLLGLGAANADPHIRQQVTDVVVRSGQGGNSAHMAFSHGEYRCPFPAQEIAEIIARTGIEVLLDRLPDLELSVPVTELVRRPSAFLRGTTALPVRFTPVRSTGDAL, encoded by the coding sequence ATGACGAACCCCTCGTCCGCCACGCCCGAGCCCCCGGCCGGTGGAGGCGGTCGCTGTCCCATGGGCTCCGGCACGGGAGCCGTCCCGATCGGCGGGCCCGGCTTCCACGTCGAACCCCAGGAGCTCTACCGGTCCATGCGGCGCGAGCACGGACCCGTCGTCCCGGTGGAGCTGCCCGGCGGCTTCCCCGCCTGGCTCGTGATCGGCTACCGGGAACTCCACCAGGTCACCAGCGACGGGGAGTTGTTCCCCCGGGACGTCTCCCTGTGGAACCAGTGGGAGAACGTCCCCGCCGACTGGCCGCTGCTGCCCATGGTCGGCACGCCCATGCCCTCCATCTACTTCACCGCCGGGGCCGAGCACCGCCGCCACGTCGACATGGTCGTACCGGCACTCGAAGGCGCCGACCCCTTCGAAATCCGTCAGCACTGCGAGCAGTTGGCCGACCGGCTCATCGACGCCGTGTGCAGCCGCGGCACCGCCGACCTCGTCGCCGAGTTCGCCGAACCGCTCCCCGTCCTCGTCCTCGCCCGGCTCGTCGGGTTCCCCGACGACGAGGGCGCCGACATCGCGCGGGTGCTCAAGGACCTCGCCGACGGCGGCCCCGACGCCCAGAAGGCCCATCTGCGCTTCGGCGAGCACATGCAGCGGCTCGTCGCGGCGAAGCGGGCGCGGCCGGGCGACGACGTGACCTCCCGGATGCTCGCCCACCCGGGGCCGTTCACCGACGAGGAGTACGCGCTCGACCTGATGGCCATCACGGCCGCGGGCCATCTGACCACCGCCGACTGGATCAGCAACTCCACCCGGCTGATGCTCACCGAGGACCAGTTCGCCGATGCCCTGTCCGGTGGGCGGCACAGCGTCGCCGAGGCCATGAACGAGGTGCTCTGGGAGGACGGCCCGACCCAGATCCTGGCCGGGCGGTGGGCCTCGCGCGACGCCCGGCTCGGCGGGCGCGAGATCGCCCGCGGCGACATGCTCCTCCTCGGCCTCGGCGCGGCCAACGCCGACCCGCACATCCGCCAGCAGGTCACGGACGTGGTGGTCCGGTCCGGGCAGGGCGGCAACAGCGCGCACATGGCGTTCAGCCACGGCGAGTACCGCTGCCCCTTCCCCGCCCAGGAGATCGCCGAGATCATCGCCCGTACCGGCATCGAGGTGCTGCTCGACCGGCTGCCCGACCTCGAACTGTCCGTCCCCGTGACGGAGCTCGTGCGCCGGCCGTCCGCCTTTCTGCGCGGCACGACCGCGCTGCCCGTACGCTTCACGCCCGTACGCTCGACAGGAGACGCGTTGTGA